One genomic region from Proteus vulgaris encodes:
- a CDS encoding toxin-antitoxin system YwqK family antitoxin, translating into MRIVLSLILSSTLLLSGCSAFLFSLGSNPEMTLSNIKLMENTTKLKVPAIPPGTKDGEYLRYYPGGQIKYKSWVTKGCFDRYVNAYYENGKLQMIIPLKNCEVNGVVKSYQTNGNIYSEIAMRNGLPHGAFKYYHNTPKNNVNLQGYIENKALIGVITQYDENGKVINKGQVLDGKVKILK; encoded by the coding sequence ATGAGAATTGTACTTTCTTTAATATTGAGTTCAACACTATTGCTCTCTGGTTGTTCTGCCTTCCTTTTTAGCCTAGGCAGCAATCCAGAAATGACACTGAGTAATATTAAATTGATGGAAAACACCACTAAACTAAAAGTGCCAGCTATACCACCAGGAACAAAAGATGGTGAATATTTACGTTATTATCCTGGGGGCCAAATTAAATATAAATCATGGGTAACTAAAGGTTGTTTTGACCGTTACGTTAATGCTTATTATGAAAATGGTAAATTACAAATGATCATACCACTGAAGAATTGTGAAGTTAACGGTGTGGTAAAAAGTTACCAGACTAACGGCAATATATACAGTGAAATTGCTATGCGTAACGGCTTACCGCATGGCGCTTTCAAGTATTATCATAATACACCTAAAAATAATGTTAATTTGCAGGGATATATAGAGAATAAAGCTCTTATTGGTGTAATAACTCAATATGATGAAAACGGAAAAGTGATTAATAAAGGTCAAGTGTTAGATGGTAAGGTTAAAATCTTAAAATAA